In Actinacidiphila yeochonensis CN732, a genomic segment contains:
- a CDS encoding alginate lyase family protein, producing MRRFLSAGRPAGHLAVPGAEPALPAAPVRKRFRRSVVLAAAAAALGTAAAVLPAGGASAAPAPAAGVPAVAAAPTTFTHPGVLVSLPQLQYAKSQVQAGAEPWKDAYAQMTASSYASLSRTAKPRADVDCGSYSNPDNGCTDERQDAIAAYTDALTWYISGNSAYAQKAIDLMNAWSSTITEHTNSNAPLQTGWAGSVWPRAAEIIRYTYSGWSSSDIDRFATMLRTVYLPEVINGSNSNGNWELSMMEAAVGISIFLNDGADYDKAIARYLNRVAAYVYLSTDGSLPKTVPGSGLDTSAKIISYWQGQSTFVTGLTQETCRDFTHTGYGIASISDVAETAAIQGQDLYPQVGERLRQALGFQSKYELGTAPPSWLCGGSLNLGLGPVTEVGFNALHNRMGVAMTNTQALTESQRPAGTNSLFVAWETLTNADNPDVVPAGTTHLTTPGSAG from the coding sequence ATGCGCAGATTCCTCAGCGCCGGCCGTCCCGCCGGCCACCTCGCCGTCCCGGGCGCCGAGCCCGCTCTCCCCGCCGCGCCGGTCCGGAAACGGTTCCGGCGGTCCGTGGTCCTGGCCGCGGCAGCCGCCGCTCTGGGCACCGCCGCCGCCGTGCTGCCCGCCGGCGGCGCCTCGGCCGCCCCGGCCCCCGCCGCAGGCGTCCCCGCCGTGGCCGCCGCGCCGACCACGTTCACCCACCCGGGCGTGCTGGTCAGCCTCCCCCAACTCCAGTACGCCAAGAGCCAGGTGCAGGCGGGCGCGGAACCGTGGAAGGACGCCTACGCCCAGATGACGGCCAGCTCCTACGCCTCGCTCTCGCGCACCGCCAAGCCGCGCGCGGACGTCGACTGCGGGTCGTACTCCAACCCCGACAACGGCTGCACGGACGAGCGGCAGGACGCCATCGCCGCGTACACGGACGCGCTGACCTGGTACATCTCGGGCAACAGCGCCTACGCGCAGAAGGCGATCGACCTGATGAACGCCTGGTCGTCGACGATCACCGAGCACACGAACTCCAATGCCCCGCTGCAGACCGGTTGGGCGGGCTCGGTCTGGCCGCGTGCGGCGGAGATCATCCGCTACACCTACTCCGGCTGGTCGTCCTCGGACATCGACCGGTTCGCCACGATGCTGCGCACCGTCTACCTTCCCGAGGTGATCAACGGCTCCAACAGCAACGGCAACTGGGAGCTGAGCATGATGGAGGCGGCGGTCGGGATCTCGATCTTCCTCAACGACGGCGCCGACTACGACAAGGCGATCGCCCGGTACCTCAACCGGGTCGCGGCGTACGTCTACCTCTCCACGGACGGCTCGCTGCCCAAAACAGTGCCGGGGTCGGGGCTGGACACCTCGGCGAAGATCATCAGCTACTGGCAGGGCCAGTCGACCTTCGTGACCGGACTGACACAGGAGACCTGTCGCGACTTCACCCACACCGGCTACGGCATCGCGTCCATCTCGGACGTCGCCGAGACCGCGGCGATCCAGGGCCAGGACCTCTACCCGCAGGTCGGCGAGCGGCTGCGGCAGGCGCTGGGCTTCCAGTCGAAGTACGAGCTGGGCACGGCCCCGCCGTCCTGGCTGTGCGGAGGCAGCCTCAACCTGGGGCTCGGCCCGGTCACGGAGGTCGGCTTCAACGCGCTGCACAACCGGATGGGCGTCGCGATGACCAACACGCAGGCGCTGACCGAGTCGCAGCGGCCGGCCGGCACGAACAGTCTGTTCGTGGCGTGGGAGACGCTCACCAACGCGGACAACCCCGACGTCGTCCCGGCCGGCACGACCCACCTCACAACACCCGGTTCAGCCGGCTGA
- a CDS encoding SIS domain-containing protein has translation MSFIRDEIDRQPAAWREAGSVAAAAGGLPEPGERVAVIGCGTSWFMAEAYAGLRERRGQGQTDAFAASEFPHDRDYDRLVVISRSGTTTEVAELLGRHGRRSPTVALTAVPGTPVPAAADRVVDLSFADERSVVQTLFATTALAALRAALGEPVAALADAAESVLAEPLPEEWTAAEQITFLGRGWAHGVAREAALKMREATQGWTESYPSMEYRHGPIAIAAPGRLVWHFGPDADGLREDVRPTGALFVDNAEDPQVDLIRVQRLAAAVAELRGLDPDRPRHLTRSVVLNA, from the coding sequence ATGTCGTTCATCCGGGACGAGATCGACCGCCAGCCCGCCGCCTGGCGCGAGGCCGGGAGTGTCGCCGCGGCGGCGGGCGGACTGCCCGAACCGGGGGAGCGGGTGGCCGTCATCGGCTGCGGCACGTCGTGGTTCATGGCCGAGGCGTACGCCGGCCTGCGGGAGCGGCGCGGCCAGGGGCAGACCGACGCCTTCGCGGCCTCCGAGTTCCCGCACGACCGCGACTACGACCGGCTCGTGGTGATCTCCCGCTCCGGCACCACCACGGAGGTCGCCGAACTGCTGGGGCGGCACGGCAGGCGCAGCCCCACCGTCGCGCTCACCGCCGTCCCGGGGACCCCGGTGCCCGCGGCCGCGGACCGGGTGGTGGACCTGTCCTTCGCCGACGAACGCTCCGTCGTGCAGACCCTCTTCGCGACCACCGCGCTCGCCGCGCTGCGGGCGGCCCTCGGCGAGCCGGTCGCAGCGCTGGCCGACGCCGCCGAGTCGGTGCTGGCGGAGCCGCTGCCGGAGGAGTGGACCGCCGCCGAGCAGATCACCTTCCTCGGCCGCGGCTGGGCCCACGGAGTGGCCCGCGAGGCGGCGTTGAAGATGCGCGAGGCCACCCAGGGCTGGACCGAGTCCTACCCGAGCATGGAGTACCGGCACGGGCCGATCGCCATCGCCGCGCCCGGCCGGCTGGTCTGGCACTTCGGCCCCGACGCCGACGGGCTGCGCGAGGACGTCCGGCCCACCGGGGCGCTGTTCGTCGACAACGCCGAGGACCCGCAGGTCGACCTGATCCGGGTGCAGCGGCTCGCCGCCGCCGTGGCGGAGCTGCGCGGTCTGGACCCCGACCGGCCGCGCCACCTCACCCGGTCGGTGGTGCTGAACGCGTGA
- a CDS encoding class II fructose-bisphosphate aldolase encodes MPVLSTTAELVGQARAAGTGVAAFNVIALEHAAAVAAAAEATGLPAIVQISHNAIRYHGGDPLPLAAAVTRIAAASTARLSLHLDHVEDLDLARRTAECGASSVMFDGSRLPDEQNVAATRAAADWAHAQGLFVEAELGEIGGKGSAHTPGVRTDPGQAAEFVAATGVDALAVAVGSSHAMRTRTAGLDLELIARLRDAVPVPLVLHGSSGVPNATLQEAVGRGMTKINIGTLLNLAFTEAVRTVLREEPTAVDPRRYLGSARQAATAVVTDCLTSLQGRTAPVEAPLA; translated from the coding sequence ATCCCCGTGCTGAGCACCACCGCCGAACTGGTCGGCCAGGCCCGTGCCGCAGGCACCGGCGTCGCCGCGTTCAACGTCATCGCGCTGGAGCACGCCGCGGCGGTGGCCGCGGCGGCGGAGGCCACCGGCCTTCCGGCGATCGTCCAGATCAGCCACAACGCGATCCGCTACCACGGCGGCGACCCGCTGCCGCTGGCCGCCGCCGTCACCCGGATCGCCGCCGCGAGCACCGCGCGCCTGTCGCTCCACCTCGACCACGTCGAGGACCTCGACCTGGCGCGGCGGACCGCCGAGTGCGGCGCCAGCTCGGTGATGTTCGACGGCTCCCGCCTCCCGGACGAGCAGAACGTCGCCGCCACCCGTGCGGCGGCCGACTGGGCGCATGCCCAAGGGCTGTTCGTCGAGGCCGAGCTGGGCGAGATCGGCGGCAAGGGGTCCGCCCACACGCCCGGCGTGCGGACCGACCCGGGCCAGGCGGCCGAGTTCGTCGCGGCGACCGGGGTGGACGCGCTCGCCGTCGCGGTGGGCAGTTCGCACGCCATGCGGACCAGGACCGCCGGGCTCGACCTGGAGCTCATCGCCCGGCTGCGGGACGCGGTGCCGGTGCCGCTGGTGCTGCACGGGTCGTCGGGGGTCCCGAACGCGACCCTCCAGGAGGCCGTCGGCCGCGGCATGACCAAGATCAACATCGGCACCCTGCTCAACCTCGCGTTCACCGAGGCCGTCAGAACGGTCCTGCGCGAGGAGCCCACCGCCGTCGACCCGCGCCGCTACCTCGGTTCGGCGCGACAGGCGGCGACCGCCGTCGTCACCGACTGCCTGACCAGCCTCCAGGGCCGGACCGCCCCGGTCGAGGCACCGCTGGCCTGA
- a CDS encoding metallophosphoesterase family protein, giving the protein MATSSRESPAGAGWQDQEPGRYRELMPERVVNVSWLDPRTLWRARNGPLASLFGDPTGADRQRWVRSQVERGEAGPELLIERDDPEAFSFLVMGDTGEGDGPQYAVVPGLLKAGAGTRFAVVCSDVLYPVGTGNEYPEKFFRPYQDYDAPIYAIPGNHDWYDGLTGFMRVFCRARALPPRPKPRPLSAAWWRDLLWAAPDTPDDALIDRARQLRSKPSQAACQPGPYWAMDTGPLRLIGIDTGLLGTIDAEQGAWLRRVAQGPRPKILLTGSPIYVDGEHHPCAIEGGGTVDDVVRDPANHFVAAIGGDIHNYQHYPVDVDGRRIEYVVSGGGGAFMHATHTIPRVDIGGVSEADFRCYPMRGDSLAFYSRFYGGRLRLRRLLGLTPEQATAAVAERVGVEPVRATTERTTRRTRFVASLLGVAPRPGRGARLRPRLPVHTALTKVVSPAGATYSPPFFKNFLRLDVTAEAVRIRCFAATGMRAQELDPPVEDEFTVPLRSPVPPPRQGAEDGAAGPAAAPGGPGAAGGAGEGA; this is encoded by the coding sequence GTGGCCACCTCATCGCGTGAATCGCCGGCCGGTGCCGGCTGGCAGGACCAGGAACCGGGCCGTTACCGGGAGTTGATGCCCGAGCGCGTCGTCAACGTCTCCTGGCTCGACCCGAGGACCCTGTGGCGGGCCCGCAACGGGCCGCTGGCCTCCCTGTTCGGCGACCCGACCGGTGCCGACCGGCAGCGCTGGGTCCGCTCCCAGGTCGAACGAGGCGAGGCCGGGCCGGAGTTGCTGATCGAGCGGGACGACCCCGAGGCGTTCTCGTTCCTCGTCATGGGCGACACCGGCGAAGGTGACGGCCCTCAGTACGCCGTGGTGCCCGGCCTGCTCAAGGCCGGCGCCGGCACCCGCTTCGCGGTCGTGTGCAGCGACGTGCTCTACCCGGTGGGCACCGGCAACGAGTACCCGGAGAAGTTCTTCCGCCCCTACCAGGACTACGACGCGCCGATCTACGCGATACCGGGCAACCACGACTGGTACGACGGGCTCACCGGCTTCATGCGGGTCTTCTGCCGCGCCCGCGCACTGCCGCCCCGTCCGAAGCCCCGCCCGCTGTCGGCCGCCTGGTGGCGCGACCTGCTGTGGGCGGCACCGGACACACCCGACGACGCGCTCATCGACCGGGCCCGGCAGCTGCGGTCGAAGCCCTCCCAGGCAGCCTGTCAGCCCGGCCCGTACTGGGCGATGGACACCGGGCCGCTGCGCCTGATCGGTATCGACACCGGCCTGCTCGGCACCATCGACGCCGAACAGGGCGCGTGGCTGCGCCGGGTGGCCCAGGGGCCCCGCCCCAAGATCCTGCTCACCGGCTCCCCGATCTACGTGGACGGTGAGCACCACCCGTGCGCCATCGAGGGCGGCGGCACCGTGGACGACGTCGTCCGCGACCCCGCCAACCACTTCGTCGCCGCGATCGGCGGCGACATCCACAACTACCAGCACTACCCGGTGGACGTGGACGGCCGGCGGATCGAGTACGTGGTGTCCGGCGGCGGGGGCGCCTTCATGCACGCCACCCACACGATCCCGCGGGTGGACATCGGCGGCGTCAGCGAAGCGGACTTCCGCTGCTATCCGATGCGCGGTGACTCGCTCGCCTTCTACAGCCGCTTCTACGGCGGCCGGCTGCGGCTGCGCCGCCTCCTCGGCCTCACCCCCGAGCAGGCGACGGCGGCGGTCGCCGAACGCGTCGGGGTCGAGCCGGTGCGGGCCACGACGGAGCGGACCACCCGGCGCACCCGGTTCGTGGCCTCGCTGCTCGGGGTCGCGCCCCGCCCGGGGCGCGGCGCGCGGCTCCGGCCCCGGCTGCCGGTGCACACCGCGCTGACCAAGGTCGTCTCCCCGGCGGGTGCGACGTACAGCCCGCCGTTCTTCAAGAACTTCCTGCGTCTGGACGTCACCGCCGAGGCGGTCCGGATCAGGTGCTTCGCCGCCACCGGGATGCGCGCCCAGGAGCTCGACCCGCCCGTCGAGGACGAGTTCACCGTCCCGCTGCGGTCTCCCGTCCCGCCGCCCCGCCAGGGCGCGGAGGACGGCGCGGCCGGTCCGGCAGCGGCGCCGGGCGGTCCGGGCGCGGCCGGTGGCGCGGGGGAGGGGGCGTAG
- a CDS encoding ABC transporter ATP-binding protein, with product MAADAAAVPPRDAGLRARLVVDRGAFRLDVELAAGPGEVLALLGPNGAGKTTSLRALAGLDPLTGGGLRLDGRVLEEPARRVRVAPEDRPVGVIFQDYLLFPHLSAAENVAFGPRCQGVPRARARAAAAGLLERMDLAEYGHAKPRRLSGGQAQRVALARALATAPRLLLLDEPLAALDAGARLDVRAELRRHLAAFEAVAVLVTHDPLDAMVLADRLVVVEDGRVAQTGTPAEIARRPRTDYVARLVGLNLYRGEAAGHTVRIAPGLVLAGAEEVSGPAFAAFPPGAVTLHRTRPADGDTGTGVSTGTGADGAANVWAAAVTGMESHGHRIRVTLAVRDGGLPLAADLSAPAVAELGLYEGVAVWAAVDAALVHTYPA from the coding sequence CTGGCGGCCGACGCCGCGGCGGTCCCGCCCCGCGACGCGGGGCTGCGCGCGCGCCTCGTCGTCGACCGCGGGGCCTTCCGGCTGGACGTGGAACTGGCGGCCGGGCCCGGCGAGGTGCTGGCGCTGCTCGGCCCGAACGGCGCGGGCAAGACGACCTCGCTGCGGGCGCTGGCCGGGCTGGACCCGCTGACCGGCGGCGGGCTGCGGCTGGACGGCCGGGTACTGGAGGAGCCGGCGCGGCGGGTCCGGGTGGCGCCCGAGGACCGCCCGGTCGGCGTGATCTTCCAGGACTACCTGCTCTTCCCGCACCTGAGCGCGGCGGAGAACGTGGCGTTCGGCCCGCGCTGCCAGGGCGTCCCCCGGGCCCGCGCACGGGCCGCGGCGGCCGGGCTGCTGGAGCGGATGGACCTGGCGGAGTACGGGCACGCCAAGCCGCGGCGGCTGTCGGGCGGCCAGGCACAACGGGTGGCGCTGGCCCGGGCGCTGGCCACCGCGCCCCGGCTGCTGCTGCTGGACGAGCCGCTGGCCGCGCTGGACGCCGGCGCCCGGCTGGACGTGCGGGCCGAACTGCGCCGCCACCTGGCCGCGTTCGAGGCGGTGGCGGTGCTCGTCACGCACGACCCGCTGGACGCGATGGTGCTCGCCGACCGGCTGGTCGTCGTCGAGGACGGCCGGGTGGCCCAGACGGGCACCCCCGCCGAGATCGCGCGCCGCCCGCGCACCGACTACGTGGCTCGGCTGGTCGGGCTGAACCTCTACCGGGGCGAGGCGGCCGGGCACACCGTACGGATCGCCCCCGGGCTCGTCCTGGCCGGCGCCGAGGAGGTGTCCGGCCCGGCGTTCGCGGCCTTCCCGCCCGGCGCGGTGACCCTGCACCGCACCCGCCCCGCCGACGGCGATACCGGGACTGGCGTCAGCACCGGCACCGGCGCTGACGGCGCGGCCAACGTCTGGGCGGCCGCCGTCACCGGGATGGAGTCGCACGGCCACCGGATCAGGGTCACGCTGGCCGTCCGGGACGGCGGGCTGCCCCTGGCGGCCGACCTCAGTGCCCCGGCGGTCGCCGAGCTCGGCCTGTACGAGGGGGTCGCGGTGTGGGCGGCCGTCGACGCCGCCCTGGTCCACACGTACCCGGCCTGA
- the modA gene encoding molybdate ABC transporter substrate-binding protein, with the protein MTTRYPRPGLAALAAVCAAASLALAACSSSSSSDASSSSGTSGTSTPSAGASGGTAAAGPKVSGTVVVFAAASLKESFTTLGKDFQTAYPGTNVVFSFGGSDQLAASITNGAPADVFAAASPATMKTVTDKGDGAGTPQTFVRNQLEIATLPGNPEHISTLKDLTSSKLKVALCAKTVPCGAAAQTALTASGLKLTPVSYEQDVKSALTKVELKEVDAAVVYQTDVKAGGSKVQGVDFPESAKAVNAYPIDALKNAPNPTGAQAFIALVRSTEGQKVLSQAGFLNP; encoded by the coding sequence GTGACGACCCGTTACCCGCGGCCCGGCCTCGCGGCCCTGGCGGCGGTCTGTGCCGCCGCCTCGCTCGCGCTGGCCGCCTGCTCCTCCTCGTCCTCCTCGGACGCGTCGTCCTCCTCGGGCACGTCGGGCACGTCCACGCCGTCCGCCGGCGCCTCGGGCGGCACGGCGGCCGCCGGCCCGAAGGTCTCCGGGACGGTGGTGGTGTTCGCCGCCGCCTCGCTCAAGGAGAGCTTCACCACCCTGGGCAAGGACTTCCAGACGGCCTACCCCGGCACCAACGTGGTCTTCAGCTTCGGCGGCAGCGACCAGCTCGCCGCCAGCATCACCAACGGCGCCCCGGCGGACGTCTTCGCGGCGGCCAGCCCGGCCACGATGAAGACGGTCACCGACAAGGGCGACGGCGCCGGCACCCCGCAGACGTTCGTGCGCAACCAGCTGGAGATCGCCACCCTCCCGGGCAACCCCGAGCACATCAGCACGCTGAAGGACCTGACCAGCTCCAAGCTGAAGGTCGCGCTGTGCGCGAAGACGGTGCCGTGCGGGGCGGCCGCGCAGACCGCGCTCACCGCCAGCGGCCTGAAGCTCACCCCGGTCTCCTACGAGCAGGACGTCAAGTCGGCGCTCACCAAGGTGGAGCTGAAGGAGGTCGACGCGGCGGTCGTCTACCAGACCGACGTCAAGGCCGGCGGCAGCAAGGTGCAGGGTGTGGACTTCCCCGAGTCGGCGAAGGCGGTCAACGCCTACCCGATCGACGCCCTCAAGAACGCGCCGAACCCGACGGGCGCCCAGGCGTTCATCGCCCTGGTGCGGTCGACCGAGGGCCAGAAGGTGCTCAGCCAGGCGGGCTTCCTCAACCCGTGA
- a CDS encoding response regulator, translated as MSRVLVVDDEPQIVRALAINLRARHYEVDAAGDGASALRMAADRHPDVVLLDLGLPDMDGVDVITGIRGWTRVPIIVLSARHASDEKVLALDAGADDYVTKPFAMDELLARMRAAVRRRAEPAPGPENSLLTTASFTVDMAAKKVSRDGSDVRLTPTEWHLLEALARSPGRLITQRQLLQDVWGPGYGTETNYLRVYMAQLRRKLEPDPARPRHFVTEPGMGYRLEL; from the coding sequence GTGAGCCGAGTCCTCGTGGTCGACGACGAACCGCAGATCGTCCGGGCCCTGGCCATCAACCTGCGGGCCCGGCACTACGAGGTCGACGCGGCCGGCGACGGGGCGAGCGCCCTGCGGATGGCCGCCGACCGGCACCCGGACGTGGTGCTGCTGGACCTCGGGCTGCCGGACATGGACGGCGTCGACGTGATCACCGGCATCCGCGGCTGGACCCGCGTGCCGATCATCGTGCTGTCCGCCCGGCACGCCTCCGACGAGAAGGTGCTGGCGCTGGACGCCGGCGCCGACGACTACGTCACCAAGCCGTTCGCGATGGACGAGCTGCTGGCCCGGATGCGGGCCGCCGTACGCCGCCGCGCCGAGCCGGCGCCCGGACCGGAGAACTCGCTGCTGACCACCGCGTCGTTCACCGTCGACATGGCGGCGAAGAAGGTCAGCCGGGACGGCTCCGACGTGCGGCTGACCCCCACCGAGTGGCACCTGCTGGAGGCGCTGGCGCGCAGCCCCGGCCGGCTGATCACGCAGCGGCAGCTGCTCCAGGACGTGTGGGGCCCCGGCTACGGCACCGAGACCAACTACCTGCGCGTCTACATGGCGCAGTTGCGGCGGAAGCTGGAGCCGGACCCTGCCCGGCCGCGGCACTTCGTCACCGAACCCGGGATGGGGTACCGGCTGGAGCTCTGA
- the kdpC gene encoding potassium-transporting ATPase subunit KdpC, which yields MLTLLRNHLAALRMLLVFTVICGLAYPLVITGIAQTAFSGQANGSLLKENGRTVGSSLIGQSFDLPKKNPDDPNEAARPDPRFFQPRPSASDYDMLASGASNLGPNDPGLVKAIKERRTAVAAFDHVAPADVPADAVTASGSGLDPDISTAYAAEQVARVAQARGLTTARVRGLVSDNTHGRAAGFLGNSYVDVVTLNLDLAKIK from the coding sequence ATGCTCACCCTGCTGCGCAACCACCTGGCGGCTCTGCGGATGCTGCTGGTGTTCACCGTGATCTGCGGGCTGGCCTACCCCCTGGTCATCACCGGCATCGCCCAGACCGCCTTCTCCGGCCAGGCCAACGGCTCACTGCTCAAGGAGAACGGCCGGACCGTCGGCTCCAGCCTCATCGGCCAGAGCTTCGACCTGCCGAAGAAGAACCCCGACGACCCGAACGAGGCGGCCCGGCCGGACCCGAGGTTCTTCCAGCCGCGCCCCTCGGCGAGCGACTACGACATGCTGGCGAGCGGCGCGTCCAACCTCGGCCCGAACGACCCGGGCCTGGTGAAGGCGATCAAGGAACGGCGGACCGCCGTCGCGGCGTTCGACCACGTGGCCCCGGCCGACGTGCCGGCCGACGCGGTCACCGCCTCCGGCTCCGGCCTGGACCCGGACATCTCCACCGCCTACGCGGCCGAGCAGGTCGCCCGGGTCGCCCAGGCCCGGGGGCTCACCACCGCGCGGGTCCGGGGACTCGTCTCCGACAACACCCACGGCCGCGCGGCCGGGTTCCTGGGGAACTCCTACGTGGACGTGGTGACGCTCAACCTGGATCTGGCCAAGATCAAGTGA
- the kdpB gene encoding potassium-transporting ATPase subunit KdpB: protein MSSLTTLEPPVQPGDTPPQERQNRVAGGLLDPKQMLVSLPDACRKLDPRIMVRNPVMFVVEVGSVLTTLEAIRDPSVFAWVITAWLWLTVVFANLSEAVAEGRGKAQAETLRRTRTDTVARRLVDWRHGAVAPREEEAPAAELRLGDHVVVEAGQVIPGDGDVVEGVASVDESAITGESAPVIRESGGDRSAVTGGTKVLSDRIVVKITSKPGETFIDRMIALVEGASRQRTPNEIALNILLASLTIVFLLAVVTLQPFAIYAGAEQSIVVLAALVVALIPTTIGALLSAIGIAGMDRLVQRNVLAMSGRAVEAAGDVTTLLLDKTGTITLGNRQAAEFLPAPGVSLEKLADAAQLSSLADETPEGRSIVVLAKERYGLRGRAEGELHGAEFVPFTAQTRMSGVDLVGEAAGEGSRRSLRKGAATAVMQWIRENGGHPTAEVGPMVDAIAGSGGTPLVVGEVVSRGGTDTATVLGVINLKDVVKAGMRERFDELRRMGIRTVMITGDNPMTAKAIADEAGVDDFLAEATPEDKMALIKKEQEGGRLVAMTGDGTNDAPALAQADVGVAMNTGTSAAKEAGNMVDLDSNPTKLIEIVEIGKQLLITRGALTTFSIANDVAKYFAIIPAMFAGVYPGLRHLNVMGLHSPTSAITSAIIFNALIIVALIPLALRGVRYKPSSAAKLLSRNIWVYGLGGLVLPFVGIKLIDLIVQFIPGIR, encoded by the coding sequence ATGTCGTCCCTGACCACCCTCGAACCCCCGGTACAGCCGGGGGACACCCCACCGCAGGAGCGGCAGAACCGGGTCGCCGGCGGCCTGCTCGACCCGAAGCAGATGCTCGTCTCGCTGCCCGACGCGTGCCGGAAGCTGGACCCGCGGATCATGGTCCGCAACCCGGTGATGTTCGTGGTCGAGGTCGGGTCGGTGCTCACCACCCTGGAGGCGATACGCGACCCCAGCGTCTTCGCCTGGGTGATCACCGCCTGGCTGTGGCTGACCGTGGTCTTCGCCAACCTGTCCGAGGCCGTCGCCGAGGGCCGCGGCAAGGCGCAGGCCGAGACGCTGCGCCGGACCCGCACCGACACGGTGGCGCGGCGGCTGGTCGACTGGCGGCACGGCGCCGTGGCGCCGCGTGAGGAGGAGGCGCCGGCCGCGGAGCTGCGGCTGGGCGACCACGTCGTCGTGGAGGCCGGGCAGGTCATCCCCGGTGACGGCGACGTGGTGGAGGGCGTGGCGAGCGTCGACGAGTCGGCGATCACCGGCGAGTCGGCCCCGGTCATCCGCGAGTCCGGCGGCGACCGGTCCGCGGTCACCGGCGGCACGAAGGTGCTCTCCGACCGGATCGTCGTCAAGATCACCTCGAAGCCCGGCGAGACGTTCATCGACCGGATGATCGCCCTGGTGGAGGGCGCGTCCCGGCAGCGCACGCCGAACGAGATCGCGCTGAACATCCTGCTGGCCTCGCTGACCATCGTGTTCCTGCTGGCGGTGGTCACCCTCCAGCCGTTCGCGATCTACGCCGGCGCCGAGCAGTCCATCGTGGTGCTGGCCGCGCTGGTGGTGGCGCTGATCCCGACGACCATCGGGGCTCTGCTGTCGGCGATCGGCATCGCCGGCATGGACCGGCTGGTGCAGCGCAACGTGCTGGCCATGTCCGGCCGGGCGGTGGAGGCGGCAGGCGACGTGACGACGCTGCTGCTGGACAAGACCGGCACCATCACCCTCGGCAACCGGCAGGCCGCCGAGTTCCTGCCGGCGCCGGGCGTCTCCCTGGAGAAGCTGGCCGACGCGGCGCAGCTGTCCTCGCTGGCCGACGAGACCCCCGAGGGCCGCTCCATCGTGGTGCTGGCCAAGGAGCGGTACGGCCTGCGCGGCCGGGCCGAGGGCGAGCTGCACGGCGCGGAGTTCGTGCCGTTCACCGCGCAGACCCGGATGAGCGGCGTGGACCTCGTCGGGGAGGCGGCCGGCGAGGGCAGCCGGCGCAGCCTGCGCAAGGGCGCCGCCACCGCCGTCATGCAGTGGATCCGCGAGAACGGCGGCCACCCCACCGCCGAGGTCGGCCCGATGGTGGACGCGATCGCCGGCAGCGGCGGCACGCCGCTGGTCGTCGGCGAGGTGGTCAGCCGCGGCGGCACCGACACCGCGACGGTGCTGGGCGTCATCAACCTCAAGGACGTCGTCAAGGCGGGCATGCGGGAGCGGTTCGACGAGCTGCGCCGGATGGGCATCCGCACGGTGATGATCACCGGTGACAACCCGATGACCGCCAAGGCCATCGCGGACGAGGCCGGCGTGGACGACTTCCTCGCCGAGGCCACGCCCGAGGACAAGATGGCGCTGATCAAGAAGGAGCAGGAGGGCGGCCGGCTCGTCGCGATGACCGGCGACGGCACCAACGACGCGCCCGCGCTGGCCCAGGCCGACGTCGGCGTGGCCATGAACACCGGCACCTCGGCCGCCAAGGAGGCCGGGAACATGGTGGACCTGGACTCCAACCCGACCAAGCTCATCGAGATCGTGGAGATCGGCAAGCAGCTCCTCATCACCCGGGGCGCGCTGACCACCTTCTCCATCGCCAACGACGTGGCGAAGTACTTCGCGATCATCCCCGCGATGTTCGCCGGGGTCTACCCCGGACTGCGCCACCTCAACGTCATGGGCCTGCACAGCCCGACCTCGGCCATCACCTCGGCGATCATCTTCAACGCGCTGATCATCGTCGCCCTCATCCCGCTGGCGCTGCGCGGCGTGCGCTACAAGCCGTCGTCCGCCGCCAAGCTCCTCAGCCGCAACATCTGGGTGTACGGCCTGGGCGGCCTGGTGCTGCCGTTCGTCGGCATCAAACTCATCGACCTGATCGTCCAGTTCATCCCCGGGATCAGGTAA